A genomic window from Spiroplasma helicoides includes:
- a CDS encoding alpha/beta hydrolase, with amino-acid sequence MKKYKYNLGILLMTLLLFPIIIFLSARSFKKLRDFCYSYVRDGSIENVEFNSIDIYYEDIKNKNLPKSKILNSDLKELEIIDEKGKISCLVLTKKESKKWVIGLHGWTENKYLALRLTEHYFNNGYNVFLFDSFAHGKTYGDITDIGISTLVIIDKIIDYMKENYEIDSIGMIGNSMGASTSILYTQRGKYKNLINWVVADCGFEHMIRQYRHYISANLLKKKWWLISLFMGHKFNKVTKTKQTKYDLLKGMKNCSTPTLFIHSIGDTFIPYEMSENMYKYKLRYNPNSNSLLWIPKDSLKTEHVRTIADFNDEYIIKTLNFAKTNE; translated from the coding sequence ATGAAAAAATATAAATATAACTTAGGCATTTTATTAATGACACTATTATTATTTCCAATAATAATTTTTCTGTCAGCTCGCTCCTTTAAAAAACTTAGAGATTTTTGTTATTCATATGTTAGAGATGGAAGTATAGAAAATGTAGAGTTTAACTCAATCGATATATACTATGAAGATATCAAAAATAAAAATTTACCTAAATCAAAGATTTTAAATTCTGATTTAAAGGAACTTGAAATAATAGATGAAAAAGGAAAAATCAGTTGCTTGGTTTTAACTAAAAAAGAGAGCAAAAAGTGAGTTATAGGATTACACGGATGAACAGAGAACAAATATTTAGCTTTAAGATTAACAGAACACTATTTCAATAATGGATACAATGTTTTTTTATTTGATTCATTCGCACATGGAAAAACATATGGTGATATAACCGATATTGGCATTTCTACATTAGTTATAATAGACAAAATAATAGATTATATGAAAGAAAATTATGAAATTGATTCTATAGGAATGATTGGAAATAGTATGGGTGCATCAACCTCTATTTTATATACACAAAGAGGAAAGTATAAAAATTTGATAAATTGAGTAGTTGCAGATTGTGGCTTTGAACATATGATTAGGCAGTATAGACATTATATAAGTGCAAATTTATTGAAGAAAAAATGATGGTTAATAAGCTTATTTATGGGTCATAAATTTAACAAAGTAACAAAAACAAAACAAACCAAATATGATTTATTGAAAGGAATGAAAAACTGTAGCACACCAACACTTTTTATTCATTCTATAGGTGATACATTTATACCATATGAAATGTCTGAAAATATGTATAAATATAAATTAAGATATAATCCAAATAGCAATAGTCTTTTATGAATTCCAAAAGACTCATTAAAAACAGAACACGTTAGAACTATAGCTGACTTTAATGATGAGTACATTATAAAAACTCTAAATTTTGCAAAAACTAATGAATAA
- a CDS encoding FAD-dependent oxidoreductase, with translation MKVIVIGTNHAGTTAVRTLKRLQPEIEVTTYDRNDNISFLGCGIALWVKGEVKDPKGLFYASPEILQSEGINVKMEHEWLSIDASKKTVRVKNLKTGEEFDDNYDKLIIAAGTWPIFPPIEGIKLEGVQICKNYHHAQAIKAANNDPKIKKVAVIGAGYIGVELVDAFTTAGKEVTLVDIADRIMPIYYDHEFSSLVENEMRNNKVNLALGQKVVKFTGENGKVKKVVTDKGEIDVDYVVFSVGVKPQTEPLKGVIDLDDRGSIKTNEYMQTSNSDIYAVGDCAQVYNASLKKEMQIALATTAVRTGVMAAVNIVTGNKLEGPGFTGANGIEVFGWKMAAVGVSKAQADLLKLDVEEILFKDSDRPEFMSSYKDVTIRILWDKSTRRIMGAQVASQNNHTEVMYMFALAVQKGLTIDELPLVDIFFLPHFNKPYNFITLPALEVLGLNYFKK, from the coding sequence ATGAAAGTAATAGTAATTGGTACAAATCACGCTGGTACTACAGCTGTGAGAACATTAAAAAGACTTCAACCAGAAATTGAAGTAACTACATATGATAGAAATGATAACATTTCATTTTTAGGATGTGGAATTGCATTGTGAGTAAAAGGTGAAGTAAAAGATCCAAAAGGTTTATTTTATGCATCACCAGAAATTTTACAAAGTGAAGGAATCAATGTAAAAATGGAGCACGAATGATTATCAATCGATGCTTCTAAAAAAACAGTTAGAGTAAAAAATCTAAAAACAGGAGAAGAATTTGACGATAATTATGACAAATTAATTATTGCTGCAGGTACATGACCAATTTTTCCACCAATTGAAGGAATAAAATTAGAAGGTGTACAAATTTGTAAAAACTACCATCATGCACAAGCTATCAAGGCTGCAAATAATGATCCAAAAATTAAGAAAGTGGCTGTAATTGGTGCAGGTTACATTGGGGTTGAGTTGGTAGATGCCTTTACAACAGCGGGTAAAGAAGTAACACTTGTAGATATTGCTGATAGAATTATGCCAATTTATTATGATCATGAATTTTCATCATTGGTTGAAAATGAGATGAGAAATAATAAAGTTAACTTAGCATTAGGTCAAAAAGTTGTAAAATTCACTGGAGAAAATGGAAAAGTTAAAAAAGTTGTAACAGATAAAGGCGAAATTGATGTCGATTATGTAGTCTTTTCAGTTGGAGTAAAACCACAAACTGAACCATTAAAAGGTGTAATAGACTTAGATGATAGAGGTTCTATTAAAACTAATGAATATATGCAAACATCAAACTCTGACATTTATGCTGTTGGAGACTGTGCACAAGTTTACAACGCATCATTAAAAAAAGAAATGCAAATAGCACTAGCAACAACTGCTGTTAGAACTGGAGTTATGGCAGCAGTTAACATTGTTACAGGAAACAAATTAGAAGGTCCTGGGTTTACTGGAGCTAATGGTATAGAAGTTTTTGGTTGAAAAATGGCAGCTGTTGGTGTGTCAAAAGCTCAAGCTGATTTATTGAAATTAGATGTAGAAGAAATTTTATTCAAAGATTCAGATAGACCCGAGTTTATGTCTTCATATAAAGACGTGACAATTAGAATTTTATGAGACAAGTCAACAAGAAGAATTATGGGAGCACAAGTTGCTTCTCAAAATAATCATACTGAGGTAATGTATATGTTTGCATTAGCAGTTCAAAAAGGATTAACAATCGATGAACTACCACTTGTTGATATCTTCTTCCTACCTCATTTCAACAAACCTTATAACTTTATCACTTTACCAGCGCTAGAAGTTTTGGGATTAAACTACTTTAAAAAATAA